The window TCCTTTCCGTCTGTCCCATCCTCCTCTCTCTGCGTGGATCTGCCCCTTTATCTGTCCCAGATGGCCTGCAAATCCCTCATTCCCCCGTGTCCCTCCTCAGCCCCTCTTCCAAGTGCCTGACATTGTGTCGCTCGGCCCTGTGGACTGACATCCCCCCAGGGTGTCTCTGCCTGTCTAGAAGGGTCTGACTTAACCTCAGCCCTCTTTCTGGAGGGGTCCTGTCCAATCTCCACCTTTGTATCTTCAAGATTGTCTTTGTCCTGCTCTCCTGTTCAGAACTGTCCCCCAACCGTCTAGGGCTGTTTGACCCCCCTAGTGCTCTAAGACGCCATCTCATCTCTTGTCTGCCCTTGGCTCTGTTTTTCTAGAATCTTAAGCCCTTCTTCCTCTCATTCTCCTTGATACTCATTAGTCAGAACAGAACCAGCCATCCGGGGGGCCCTTCCAAACACGGTGGCCCTGAGCCCACCTTCCTACTGTCATAGGCCGGCGGACTGCTGCCTCTTCTCCACACTCTGTGATGGTCACCACATGTGACCCACTCTTCACCCCTTTAccaatcccccacccccacttccttcctgtacatgccctggcCTGCTCTGCTGACCTCCCTGGGGGCTCCCTtcccccccacttccttcctgtacaggccctggcctgctctgctggcctccctgggggctccctcccccccacttccttcctgtacaggccctggcctgctCTGCTCGCCTCCCTGGGGGCTCCCTtcccccccacttccttcctgtacaggccctggcctgctctgctggcctccctgggggctccctcccccccacttccttcctgtacaggccctggcctgctCTGCTCGCCTCCCTGGgggctccctcccccccatagGCCTCCCGCACAGCAGCCAATGCGCTGGCGTCCCAGCCTCCCCTGCACGGCCCCTGACACTGTCTCCCCTCTGCTCCGCAGCCTCTACACCTGCGTGCTGGAGGCACCGGCGGGCCACGAAGCTCGCAAGTGGCTGCAGCTGGCGATGTTCTGCTCGCCGCTGGCACCAGGGCAGACCCACCTGCAGCTGCGTGTCTACTTCCTCAACAACACGCCCTGTGCCCTGCAGTGGGCGCTGACCAACGAGCAGCCCCACGGCGGGCGCCTGCGCGGGCCCTGCCAGCTCTTCGACTTCACGGGGGCCCGCGGGGACCAGTGCTTGAAGCTCAAGTACATCTCTGAGGGTGAGGGCGGCTGGGGCGGGGCGACAGGGAGCCCGCTAGGGAGGGAGGGGCCGGGGCCTCCCCATGGGGTGGGCATttgggggcctcagtttccttctggaGACTCCTGGGGAGACTCTGGGCGGGCCCTCTGGCTTCTGCTGCTGCCCTGGGGAGCCCCCATGctctgccctcttcctctccctgtggCTCACTCAGCCCTCGACTCTCCCTGGGGGGTCAGGgtgatgggggggggagaggtgaggcACCCCCGGAGGGCGGGGGAGGCCTCTATTGTTCCACGTGGCTGGAGCTGTGTGAGGGAGTCCCTGTCTATGTGGCACAGGCTGTGGGGATTGCCCGGGGGCCTAGGGCATTTGTATGGGCACACGTGCACAGCTGCGTCTGGGGGCACAGGATGAGAGGGTGAGGGGTTGGAGGGGCGGGCACAGGGTGGGGGTCTGCGTGTGTATAGGAAGTATGGTCTGGGGGCGGTGGATGAGAGGGtgaggggacagggtgggggtcTGGGTGTGTATAGGAAGTATGGGCGGTAGAAGGAAGACCGCTCACAGGGCCCCCTGCCCTGGCTCTGGGGACTCCCATTCCCTTGAGACCCCCCATCCTGACTTTGCTCTCTCCTGGTCCCTCATCGCAGCACCCAGCCTGGCACCTGCCGCGGAGCGGGCTTCCGTAAACACTTGGAGGGCCCTGCTCTCTGAGgccctctgctctctgtctctccccaggtTGGGAGAATGTGGATGACAGTAGCTGCCAGGTGGTTCCCCATCTCCACATCTGGCATGGAAAGTGCCCCTTCCGTTCCTTCTGCTTCCGGAGAAAAGCAGGTAGTCCAGGCGCCCGAGTCCACTTCctgccctcccctttcccctcccctctctcctcccctctcagttctccatcccctctcccctcccccatctcctctctcctctctcccctctctcctcccctctcagttctcccctcccctctctcccctcccccttctcctctctcctctctcccctttcccctcccctctctcctcccctctcagttctccatcccctcccccttctcctctctcctctctcccctctctcctcccctctcagttctcccctccctctctcccctccttcttctcccctcccctctctcccctcccccttcccctctctcccctctcccctttcccctcccctctcagttctccatcccctctcccctcccccttctcctctctcctctctcccctctctcctcccctctcagttctcccctcccctctctcccttcccctcccctctctcctctctcctctctcccctctctcctcccctctcagttctcccctcccctctctcccctcccccttctcctctctcctctctcccctctctcctcccctctcagttctcccctcccctctctcccctcccccatctcctctctcctctctcccctctctcctcccctctcagttctcccctcccctctctcccctcccccatctcctctctcctctctcccctttcccctcccctctctcctcccctctcagttctccatcccctcccccttctcctctctcctctctcccctctctcctcccctctcagttctcccctccctctctcccctccttcttctcccctcccctctctcccctcccccttcccctctctcccctctcccctttcccctcccctctcagttctccatcccctctcccctcccccttctcctctctcctctctcccctctctcctcccctctcagttctcccctcccctctctcccctcccccatctcctctctcctctctcccctctctcctcccctctcagttctcccctcccctctctcccctcccccttctcctctctcctctctcccctctctcctcccctctcagttctccatcccctctcccctcccccttctcctctctcctctctcccctccactccccccctgCTCACCCCAGAGCTCTGCAGCCCCACACTCGGCCCGGCATGCAGACCTGTTCAAGGCGAGCAGCCAAACAGATCTTtgcagagagaaagatggagtcAGTCCTGTCCAGCTTGTTCAGATTCCAAAGCCTCACTGTGGGGTTCCTCTGGGTCTCCCGCCCCCTCATGCCAGGCCTTTCCCTCCCTCACCTGCCCTGCCCTCTCCTTTGTGTAGCCAACGAGAATGAAGACTGCTCGGCACTGACCAATGAGATCATTGTCACCATGCACACCTTCCAGGATGTGAGTTGCCGGGAGGGCAGAGGAAGAGCAGGCCCTGGGGGAGTGCTGGGCAGAGTGGGAGAGGCGTCTGGTACCCCGTCAGTATGGCCCTAATCATGTAATCAAGCAGATGAAGATGGCACCTCTGAGTTACCCTCCACCCCTGACTCTCTCTGGTCTGGTCAGGGGTGAGTCCAGTAGGAGGGTGAAAGAACCAAGCCTTCCCTCAGCCCAGGGGGTCTCGGGCATCAAGAAGGAGTGGGCTCTTGCAAGGCTGACTGTCTCCGTCCGAGAGAGCGGGTCGTGTATCTTCGGTGTGGAGCGTGACCAGCAGGGGGTCTTCAGTAGGCGGGATGGGGGGTAGGGGTCCTACTCTCCCAAGGGGAGATATGAAGAAATCAGGACTGAGAGACTGCGGGGAACCATGGTGGCAGCTTCGTGAAGAGCAGGCAGACACCCCTCAGGTGTCCGTTGGGGAGGAGGAGCCAAAGAAAGGAGGAGTGGAGGGAAGGGGACTTGGACGCCTGAGATCAGTGTCTCTATTTCTAGACGAATTCCCCCCTGTTAGGACCACCCAGGACTTCTCCCGGTGTCTTAGGATGCACTCTGTTTGGTCTTCATGTCCCAGGTCCCAAAGAGCTCAGTAGGCAAACGAAGGCCGGAGGTTCCGGGGAGAGGGATGCAGAGGGTGGGGGGCTCCTGGGTGGGGCGAGGCTGCACCTCCTGGTAAGCAGCTCTGAGTGACAGGCCAACAGACATCATGAGAAACGGAGATAGGTTCCGGGATGTCTTCTGATCCCTAAGTGAGTTCCCGGCCCCTCTGTTGGTGCAGGGCTTGGAGACCAAGTACATGGAAATCCTCAGATTCCAGGCATCAGAGGAGGATTCCTGGGCAGCCCCGCCCACAGTCTCCCAGCCAGCCCCCTGCAACAGGTGAGGGGGGCGCTGCTCGAGCTGCTGCCTGGAGGGGGGGTTCGGGACGCCCACCCCAGTGCCTAGCGCCTACAGCCGGGAACAGCATTTGGGGGTGTGTAGAACCAGACTGGTGCCTTTGACCCTCTGCTCTGAGAAGACCTTGTCTCCCGACCTCAGGCTGCCCCCCCAGCTCTTCGAGCAGCTGCAGATGTTGTTGGAGCCCAGCAGCATCACAGGCAATGACTGGCGGAGACTGGCctctcacctggggctctgcgcCATGAAGATCCGGTAAGAGAGACTAGGTCTGCGGGTGGGTCTGCGGGTTCTCAGGACGGTGGCCACTCCCATCCGACTGACCACAAAAGGGCAGCTGTTTTCATTCATCATGGTGTTCTTAGTGCCTATAATGATGCCTGGCTTCTAAGAAGTGCGCaataaatacttgaaaataaaTCAGTTAGCATGTAAGTTACATATTGAGTGCTTGACATGCTGTACCCTGAGGGGTAGCACGGCAGACTGTAAGGTAATGTGAGTAAGCCTGTAgctgagtgcctggcacatgttaATAAATGTTGGCAATAACGGGGGCAATGCCACCGTGGCCTCTGTCGAGAGAAATCATTAGGAGAACAATGATTCCCAGCTGAGCCCCAGAACCCAGACTAAGAGTGCAGAGCACAGGGGAGACTACACCCAGGAGATGGGACTAGAGCTGGGCCCAGCTGAAAACAGGGTGGATTTTAAAATCacctatttattaaatatttatcaagtacctACTATGTCCTGGAAAACTATGCTAAGCTTTGGGACACAAGATGAATGGTCCCAACCCCCATGAGCTCACAGCCTAATAAGGGTCACAAAGAGCTTCACAAAATAAAGGCAAGTGTTCCTTGTGCCTTACTGTATGTATCCCGCATCGCAGAGCAAGCTGAAGGCAGATAGAAGCACAATATAGCTAGAGCAAGAATAATAGCAACTTGCGGAGATTATGATCAGAAGTCTGAACAGAGGGGAGCAGGAGGATCTCCTTCCCCTGGGAGGTGGGAATTAGAAAGGGCTTCAGGGAGGTGGCAAGGGGGACCGGCCATTCTGTTTGGGCAGAGCagcaggaggtggtggtgggctgTGTGCAAAGTGGTCGATGGTGAGTGGAAGAAGGAAGGTTCAGGGTGGGAACAGGAAGAAACAGTCAGAAAAGCAGGACGAGCTAGAAAGTCAGGGAGGGTGTGAGCGTGGGCAGTGGGCAAAACAGGCTGGAGGGTGTTCGAGCAGGGGAGGGTCTTGGTAAAAGCCATGGCTCAGAACAGCTGTTTCTCCACTGGTGGCGGGATGCTGTGGCCTGGGAAAGAGGAACGGGAAGGGGGAGTGTGTttgagggggtgggtgggtggcagAGGGGACAGTTACAGGAGGTCAGAGCTGGAAGCCACCTGAGAGGACCTCTCATCGAAGCCCTGGGTGCAGGAAGAGGAGACCCAGGCTTAGAAAGGAGTGAAGTTGGAGCCAGGGCAATCTCAGATTTTAAAGCCCTGGGCCCTCCTGCCTGCCACCTTGGGGCTCCCAGAAGGCAGGCGAGAACAGGGTCAGGACCAGAGCTGTGGAGGGTGCGGATCCGCTGCAGTGCCCtctcgccccgcccccgccccctgcgGCCAGGTTCCTGTCCTGCCAGCGCAGCCCGGCAGCCGCCGTCCTGGAGCTGTTTGAGGAGCAGAACGGCAGCCTGCAGGAGCTGCACTACCTCGTGACCCACATGGAGCGGCTGGACTGCGCCTCCGTCATCCAGAGCTACCTGACCGGGACGCAGGGCGGCAGCCCGGCCCCGGTCCGCGGGGGCACCTGGGAGAACCAGggcctggagctggagctggatgAGAAGCTCTGAGTGCcccctggggcggggcggggcgggctgtGGTCTGCAGCACTCTAGGCACTGGGCTGTGTCCGGACACCTAGCAAGAATGTAGCAGATGTGCCTCGCTGTGCCCACCAACCTCATCAGAACCTTCAGACAGTGCTCGGGGACACTGTGAGCCTGGACTACCATCGCCAGTCTCCCAGGGCCAGGACCAGCCTTGTGACCCGCTTTGTCCTGCCTGCAGATCTCCTCCTGGATGGCAGGGGGCGCAGGAGCCCAGGAGATGGCCCTGCCTGCCCAGCCTCGGGGGAAGCTATTCAACAGACCAGTGAACTGTTAGGTTGTGGTGTTGAAGCCCCTTGGGGGCTGGTCAGTCCACAGCATTCACTGAGCACTTGGAGACGCCCAGGAGTGGACCGGGTATCATGTAGAATACTGGACTAGATGAGAGAGTTTGGAGCCTGGACAAGCCCCCAGTTCTCTCGTGGGAGTCAAGATGCGCTGGGTGTGAGCTGAGGGCAAACTCTAAAGCAAGGCATACAGCTGGGAGTGTGTGAcacagtttattattgtattattatttattaactattgtattatttttcctacgaacaactgcaaacctacttttgccccagcctGTCTGTCCTGTGGTTAGGGCCTGTGGGTGTGGTATGAACGCACTGTTTTAGGGGTTGAGAAGAGAGGGAGCTGAGTATGGGCTGGAGCAGAGAGGACGTTGGAGAGGGGACTTGGACACACACAGAGTGGTCCAGAGATATGTAGGTGGGCTTAGGGGGACATGGTGACTGGGCTGACAGTTGGAGCCAACAATGAACGGGGAGGGCCCGGCCGCACGGGTGTCAGGAGAGGGTCCCCAAGGGTTCCAGGCCAGATCTAAAGGTTGCTGTCCACCTGTCTCCTTTGCCTTCTTTTGTTTCTGTATCCAGCCTCGTCTTTCTCTCTATGATACCATTATGTCTGTTATAAGACATCAAAGCCGCAAAGAAACTTCGAGATTATCGTTCTTGCCCAACCTTGTCATCTCTTTATTCCAAACTGGGTGAGTTTGCAGTCTCTCTGACTTCCTTCTGCTGTCACTGTCTCCTGCGGTCTCCTTCCCTGAATCCGTCTCTCCTTGGCCCCTTTTTGTCTCTACCTCGCGCTGTGCCTGcctttgtgtgtttctttctctgaaaCCCTCAGTCATTCCCCTCAGGCAAGCAAGTGTCTCTAAAGCAATGTTCTCTGTCAAAGGCCGTTGAAAGGCACTGGCCTACCTTAGGAATGAATGGGTGGGGTTTTACCTCATGACTGAAGATCCAGCGCAGGGTCAGGAAACAAAGGATAGGGTTTCAAGATCGTCCTGCCAGTCAAACAAATATTTACTCAGCACCTACTACGTGTTAGACACTATGTAGCAAAGAGATTAATAGTTGGGTCCTGAACAGAGAACAAAGGGTTTGACTACACTCTAGCAATTCTTTTGTTTGCAAACAGGTATTAACTTTTTTCAAGGGCAGGCGAACAATCTCTCTGGCAACACGAGATGATTTGCTTCTGTATTTAACTAACGAACATTAAGACCCCCCTTTTTTTGATGAACaatattgtataataaaatatgaaaattgcCTTTCTTTGGTACTATTTTGCTCAGATTGATGCATTTGGTTGTGGGTATGCATGGTTTTATTTGGTAAAATTGTACTGACGAGGGCAGGTTGGAGGAAGCGTTTTGTGGATTGTCTGGGTCCAGAGTGGTAAATCAGGGCAGTTTTCCTTCTATTAGAAGCAAGCGGGAGGGGTGCCTCCCACCATCGCCCTCTTTCCTTAgcccctcccatcctctcccGTCCTTCTCATTAGCCCTCCCACCCCACCAGGGGCCGCCAGCTGCTCCAGGTTGGTGCCTTGGCCTCCTTCGTCTGCACTGGGCTCAGGTTGGGTCTGCTAAGagcagggggagtcaacctttttataactaccgcccacttttgtatctctgttggtagtaacattttctaaccgtccaccggttccacagtaatggggatttataaagtaggggagtaactttactttataaagtttataaagcagagttacagcaagttaaagcatataataataattacttaccaagtactttatatcagatttttgctaagtttggcagaataaatctttataaaacaacttactagagttaaatctatctttttgtttatactttggttgctccgctaccgcccaccatgaaagctggagcgccccctagtgggcggtagggaccaggttgactaccactggctaaGAGCATTTCTTCCTTGGAATCCCAGCACggtttccccttcttctcccatCATCTCTTCCTTGCTTTCCACACTAGACAAAGGCaactttattttgtattcttcccTACCctgaaaatgaaatcattttaagAGTTTCAGGTCTTCTGGAAATGTGAATAGAGGCCATGAGGGTTTCTGTGACGGAACAATGCCTTCCGGCCCCTCCCGACCCTAATTCTTTTGTACTCAAAGTGCCGAGAAAGGGAGACTTGGGGATCTGGGGGTAGGTGGCAGGCTGCCTGCTTCCTGTAGGGCAGATGTGTTTGCCGGCACCTAAAGCAGAGACGTGTTCTGGGGGTGTGAGGAGACTCAgagctcagccctggctggagcaCCAGTGAGAACAGCTCTCAGCTGTCTGGCTGCCGTCTCTTTACCCTTAGAAAGAAGCGGCTAGGTGGCTATGTTCCAGGCTCTCCAAGGGTCTCCTTTTGATTCCACAGGCTAGTCAGAGAGGGCATGCACACTGGTGACCCCAGGGGGCACACCCCTGGGGATTTTTCTTTGCGTATTGTCTTTAAATGGAGCAATTGGTCACTGCCTGTGGCCTTACCACCAGCCCTTTCCTGGTAGGTTATCTGCTGAAAACACGAAATTTGTGACTCTTGTTTTTTCTATGCATGTTGCAGAAGGCCATGCCTAACCTTGTTCCTGTTGGGTTTAGAGCTGGAAGGGGAATGAGCAGGAGAGGTCAAGCCTCAGTCTGGGAGGTTAGAGGTTCCAGTGATCTGAGGTAGCATGTGGCCTTTGCACCCGGCGTGCCGCTGAGGGGACGTTCACGCCAGGGTCCTTCCGCGCCGTCCAACAGAAGTAGAATGAAAGCCGCACATTTCCTTCTATATTTTCTAGTAGTCACATCAAAAAATGTAAGAGAAACAGGTGAAGTCAGTTTAAtagtgtattttatttaacttaatctATCCAGAGTATTATAATTTCcgcatgtaatcaatataaaaaattttaataatgccaTATTTTAATATGCCGGAAAAGGAAGGGCCCCCCTTTTTTTGTAAAGTATTTGGAATTTAGTGTGTATTTTACGATTACAGTGCATCTCAATTTGCATTGAAAATgtgctaaatttttattggagatACTTGATCCGTACTTAGCTTTCATaaaatttatagcagaaaagaGTACATTTACATATACCAGTTAAGCtaaaaagtattccaaaaatgaaattaggtgtataactttgaaaatttaaatcaatcaaaataaaataaaaacacagtctCTCAACAGTGCCGGCTACATTTCAAGCGCTCGGTAGCTCCGCGGCAGGTCGGGCTGTAACGGACAGCGCAGGCACGGGTTTGGACTCACCTGGGCATAACTTTCCGGTGTGCTTGACCGTTCGTTCATTCATCAAATGTTTGCTGACTACCCGCCCTGCACCAAGTGCCGGTGATAAATTTCAATGGAGAAAAGCGTTCTCCTTGTGTAGGGGCTCCAGGAATGGTGGCAATCAGCGAGCAGGGCACTTTTCCTCCATCCCTCTCCACACCTGACTCAGGAAGGAAATGGATGAGGCCCAGGCAGACCGTCTCTGCTGCCGGTGCGGCTCGCACTGCGGCGTGATAGAGAGGTCGGGGACCCGGTCGGGTGCTCCCGGTTCACCCAGCACATCAGGTGAGTCCTCGGCTGCTGACGACATAATTCACTCTGGCTGGTGAGGCAGGCAGGGGATTTTACTCTGAAGGATAAATAATTTGGAAGGCAGGGAAATAAAATTGAGGTGAAGTTTTCCGTCAATGATGCCCTGATCTATGCCGTGTAGAACTAGCCCAAGGGGGAGGTTCTGGTATTACTATGGCTGCGGCTAGCGAGCACTAGATCTTAAGAACTGCATCTTCTCCTGCCCCACCACTGCCACGGCCGTGTGGGAATCAGACCTCACCAACCAGCTCTGAAAGCTGAGGCCTTTGCCGCTCTCCATGTTAGCAAACTTGGAAACTCCACGCACTGAACTGGCTAACCATTTCTGGATCAGTCTCAAGCGTGGGCATCGGACTGTCAGTGC is drawn from Saccopteryx leptura isolate mSacLep1 chromosome 1, mSacLep1_pri_phased_curated, whole genome shotgun sequence and contains these coding sequences:
- the UNC5CL gene encoding UNC5C-like protein → MCSHETSFQPAQFLLLLGVLVASALLLVQCLRWHCPRWPLRARWKLETHEETEFKPAALPEDESPRQCPPATLSEMAAFYQELHTPTQGQTVVRQLMHKLLVFSARDVDHRGGCLILQDAGISLLIPPGAVAVGRQERVSLILVWDLSDGPSLSRAQALVSPVVACGPHGASFLKPCTLTFKHCAQQPRHARTYSSNTNLLDAKAWEPLGQSGVHASLDECRIHLSHFSLYTCVLEAPAGHEARKWLQLAMFCSPLAPGQTHLQLRVYFLNNTPCALQWALTNEQPHGGRLRGPCQLFDFTGARGDQCLKLKYISEGWENVDDSSCQVVPHLHIWHGKCPFRSFCFRRKAANENEDCSALTNEIIVTMHTFQDGLETKYMEILRFQASEEDSWAAPPTVSQPAPCNRLPPQLFEQLQMLLEPSSITGNDWRRLASHLGLCAMKIRFLSCQRSPAAAVLELFEEQNGSLQELHYLVTHMERLDCASVIQSYLTGTQGGSPAPVRGGTWENQGLELELDEKL